From the genome of Callithrix jacchus isolate 240 chromosome 7, calJac240_pri, whole genome shotgun sequence, one region includes:
- the CPLANE2 gene encoding ciliogenesis and planar polarity effector 2 isoform X1 codes for MHSCHLPTPSRCPAMARPPVPGSVVVPNWHESAEGKEYLGCILRKNRRRVFEMEFHHVGQAGLQLLNSVLEAGKCKSMAASSGKGLHAVPSRGRRQKCDSKTARGLLERPVLPPPVSIDTASYKIFVSGKSGVGKTALVAKLAGLEVPVLHHETPGIQTTVVFWPAKLQASDRVVMFRFEFWDCGESALKKFDHMLPACKENTDAFLFLFSFTDRASFEDLPGQLARIAGEAPGVIRMVIGSKFDQYMHTDVPERDLIAFRQAWELPLLRVKSVPGRRLADGRTLDGRAGLADIAHILNGLAEQLWHQDQVAAGLLPNPLESAPG; via the exons ATG CATTCCTGCCACCTCCCTACCCCATCGCGGTGCCCAGCCATGGCCAGACCTCCCGTGCCCGGTTCGGTGGTTGTCCCAAACTGGCACGAGAGTGCCGAGGGCAAGGAGTACCTGGGTTGCATTCTGCGCAAGAACCGCCGGCGGGTGTTTG agatggagtttcaccatgttggccaggctggtctccaactcctgaactcag ttctggaggctgggaagtgtaagAGCATGGCAGCATCATCTGGAAAGGGCCTTCATGCTGTGCCATCccgtggcagaaggcagaagtgtGACAGCAAGACAGCAAGAG GACTGCTTGAGCGGCCAGTGCTGCCACCGCCTGTGTCCATTGACACTGCCAGCTACAAGATCTTCGTGTCCGGGAAGAGTGGTGTGGGCAAGACGGCGCTGGTGGCCAAGCTGGCTGGCCTGGAGGTGCCTGTGCTACACCACGAGACCCCCG GCATCCAGACCACCGTGGTATTTTGGCCAGCCAAGCTGCAGGCCAGCGACCGTGTCGTCATGTTTCGTTTTGAGTTCTGGGACTGTGGAGAGTCTGCGCTCAAAAAGTTCGATCACATGCTGCCG GCTTGCAAGGAGAACACAGatgccttcctcttccttttctccttcactGACCGTGCCTCCTTTGAAGACCTCCCTGGACAGCTGGCCCGCATAGCAGGTGAAGCCCCTGGTGTCATCAGGATGGTCATCGGCTCCAA ATTTGACCAGTACATGCACACAGACGTGCCTGAGCGGGACCTCATAGCCTTCCGGCAGGCCTGGGAGCTGCCCCTGCTACGGGTGAAGAGTGTGCCAGGGCGGCGGCTGGCTGATGGGCGCACGCTGGATGGGCGGGCTGGGCTGGCTGACATTGCTCACATACTCAACGGCCTCGCTGAGCAGCTGTGGCACCAAGACCAGGTGGCGGCTGGCCTGCTTCCCAACCCCCTAGAGAGTGCTCCTGGATGA
- the CPLANE2 gene encoding ciliogenesis and planar polarity effector 2 isoform X4, with product MHSCHLPTPSRCPAMARPPVPGSVVVPNWHESAEGKEYLGCILRKNRRRVFGLLERPVLPPPVSIDTASYKIFVSGKSGVGKTALVAKLAGLEVPVLHHETPGIQTTVVFWPAKLQASDRVVMFRFEFWDCGESALKKFDHMLPACKENTDAFLFLFSFTDRASFEDLPGQLARIAGEAPGVIRMVIGSKFDQYMHTDVPERDLIAFRQAWELPLLRVKSVPGRRLADGRTLDGRAGLADIAHILNGLAEQLWHQDQVAAGLLPNPLESAPG from the exons ATG CATTCCTGCCACCTCCCTACCCCATCGCGGTGCCCAGCCATGGCCAGACCTCCCGTGCCCGGTTCGGTGGTTGTCCCAAACTGGCACGAGAGTGCCGAGGGCAAGGAGTACCTGGGTTGCATTCTGCGCAAGAACCGCCGGCGGGTGTTTG GACTGCTTGAGCGGCCAGTGCTGCCACCGCCTGTGTCCATTGACACTGCCAGCTACAAGATCTTCGTGTCCGGGAAGAGTGGTGTGGGCAAGACGGCGCTGGTGGCCAAGCTGGCTGGCCTGGAGGTGCCTGTGCTACACCACGAGACCCCCG GCATCCAGACCACCGTGGTATTTTGGCCAGCCAAGCTGCAGGCCAGCGACCGTGTCGTCATGTTTCGTTTTGAGTTCTGGGACTGTGGAGAGTCTGCGCTCAAAAAGTTCGATCACATGCTGCCG GCTTGCAAGGAGAACACAGatgccttcctcttccttttctccttcactGACCGTGCCTCCTTTGAAGACCTCCCTGGACAGCTGGCCCGCATAGCAGGTGAAGCCCCTGGTGTCATCAGGATGGTCATCGGCTCCAA ATTTGACCAGTACATGCACACAGACGTGCCTGAGCGGGACCTCATAGCCTTCCGGCAGGCCTGGGAGCTGCCCCTGCTACGGGTGAAGAGTGTGCCAGGGCGGCGGCTGGCTGATGGGCGCACGCTGGATGGGCGGGCTGGGCTGGCTGACATTGCTCACATACTCAACGGCCTCGCTGAGCAGCTGTGGCACCAAGACCAGGTGGCGGCTGGCCTGCTTCCCAACCCCCTAGAGAGTGCTCCTGGATGA
- the CPLANE2 gene encoding ciliogenesis and planar polarity effector 2 isoform X3, with protein MHSCHLPTPSRCPAMARPPVPGSVVVPNWHESAEGKEYLGCILRKNRRRVFVLEAGKCKSMAASSGKGLHAVPSRGRRQKCDSKTARGLLERPVLPPPVSIDTASYKIFVSGKSGVGKTALVAKLAGLEVPVLHHETPGIQTTVVFWPAKLQASDRVVMFRFEFWDCGESALKKFDHMLPACKENTDAFLFLFSFTDRASFEDLPGQLARIAGEAPGVIRMVIGSKFDQYMHTDVPERDLIAFRQAWELPLLRVKSVPGRRLADGRTLDGRAGLADIAHILNGLAEQLWHQDQVAAGLLPNPLESAPG; from the exons ATG CATTCCTGCCACCTCCCTACCCCATCGCGGTGCCCAGCCATGGCCAGACCTCCCGTGCCCGGTTCGGTGGTTGTCCCAAACTGGCACGAGAGTGCCGAGGGCAAGGAGTACCTGGGTTGCATTCTGCGCAAGAACCGCCGGCGGGTGTTTG ttctggaggctgggaagtgtaagAGCATGGCAGCATCATCTGGAAAGGGCCTTCATGCTGTGCCATCccgtggcagaaggcagaagtgtGACAGCAAGACAGCAAGAG GACTGCTTGAGCGGCCAGTGCTGCCACCGCCTGTGTCCATTGACACTGCCAGCTACAAGATCTTCGTGTCCGGGAAGAGTGGTGTGGGCAAGACGGCGCTGGTGGCCAAGCTGGCTGGCCTGGAGGTGCCTGTGCTACACCACGAGACCCCCG GCATCCAGACCACCGTGGTATTTTGGCCAGCCAAGCTGCAGGCCAGCGACCGTGTCGTCATGTTTCGTTTTGAGTTCTGGGACTGTGGAGAGTCTGCGCTCAAAAAGTTCGATCACATGCTGCCG GCTTGCAAGGAGAACACAGatgccttcctcttccttttctccttcactGACCGTGCCTCCTTTGAAGACCTCCCTGGACAGCTGGCCCGCATAGCAGGTGAAGCCCCTGGTGTCATCAGGATGGTCATCGGCTCCAA ATTTGACCAGTACATGCACACAGACGTGCCTGAGCGGGACCTCATAGCCTTCCGGCAGGCCTGGGAGCTGCCCCTGCTACGGGTGAAGAGTGTGCCAGGGCGGCGGCTGGCTGATGGGCGCACGCTGGATGGGCGGGCTGGGCTGGCTGACATTGCTCACATACTCAACGGCCTCGCTGAGCAGCTGTGGCACCAAGACCAGGTGGCGGCTGGCCTGCTTCCCAACCCCCTAGAGAGTGCTCCTGGATGA
- the CPLANE2 gene encoding ciliogenesis and planar polarity effector 2 isoform X2 has translation MARPPVPGSVVVPNWHESAEGKEYLGCILRKNRRRVFEMEFHHVGQAGLQLLNSVLEAGKCKSMAASSGKGLHAVPSRGRRQKCDSKTARGLLERPVLPPPVSIDTASYKIFVSGKSGVGKTALVAKLAGLEVPVLHHETPGIQTTVVFWPAKLQASDRVVMFRFEFWDCGESALKKFDHMLPACKENTDAFLFLFSFTDRASFEDLPGQLARIAGEAPGVIRMVIGSKFDQYMHTDVPERDLIAFRQAWELPLLRVKSVPGRRLADGRTLDGRAGLADIAHILNGLAEQLWHQDQVAAGLLPNPLESAPG, from the exons ATGGCCAGACCTCCCGTGCCCGGTTCGGTGGTTGTCCCAAACTGGCACGAGAGTGCCGAGGGCAAGGAGTACCTGGGTTGCATTCTGCGCAAGAACCGCCGGCGGGTGTTTG agatggagtttcaccatgttggccaggctggtctccaactcctgaactcag ttctggaggctgggaagtgtaagAGCATGGCAGCATCATCTGGAAAGGGCCTTCATGCTGTGCCATCccgtggcagaaggcagaagtgtGACAGCAAGACAGCAAGAG GACTGCTTGAGCGGCCAGTGCTGCCACCGCCTGTGTCCATTGACACTGCCAGCTACAAGATCTTCGTGTCCGGGAAGAGTGGTGTGGGCAAGACGGCGCTGGTGGCCAAGCTGGCTGGCCTGGAGGTGCCTGTGCTACACCACGAGACCCCCG GCATCCAGACCACCGTGGTATTTTGGCCAGCCAAGCTGCAGGCCAGCGACCGTGTCGTCATGTTTCGTTTTGAGTTCTGGGACTGTGGAGAGTCTGCGCTCAAAAAGTTCGATCACATGCTGCCG GCTTGCAAGGAGAACACAGatgccttcctcttccttttctccttcactGACCGTGCCTCCTTTGAAGACCTCCCTGGACAGCTGGCCCGCATAGCAGGTGAAGCCCCTGGTGTCATCAGGATGGTCATCGGCTCCAA ATTTGACCAGTACATGCACACAGACGTGCCTGAGCGGGACCTCATAGCCTTCCGGCAGGCCTGGGAGCTGCCCCTGCTACGGGTGAAGAGTGTGCCAGGGCGGCGGCTGGCTGATGGGCGCACGCTGGATGGGCGGGCTGGGCTGGCTGACATTGCTCACATACTCAACGGCCTCGCTGAGCAGCTGTGGCACCAAGACCAGGTGGCGGCTGGCCTGCTTCCCAACCCCCTAGAGAGTGCTCCTGGATGA
- the CPLANE2 gene encoding ciliogenesis and planar polarity effector 2 isoform X5, whose protein sequence is MARPPVPGSVVVPNWHESAEGKEYLGCILRKNRRRVFGLLERPVLPPPVSIDTASYKIFVSGKSGVGKTALVAKLAGLEVPVLHHETPGIQTTVVFWPAKLQASDRVVMFRFEFWDCGESALKKFDHMLPACKENTDAFLFLFSFTDRASFEDLPGQLARIAGEAPGVIRMVIGSKFDQYMHTDVPERDLIAFRQAWELPLLRVKSVPGRRLADGRTLDGRAGLADIAHILNGLAEQLWHQDQVAAGLLPNPLESAPG, encoded by the exons ATGGCCAGACCTCCCGTGCCCGGTTCGGTGGTTGTCCCAAACTGGCACGAGAGTGCCGAGGGCAAGGAGTACCTGGGTTGCATTCTGCGCAAGAACCGCCGGCGGGTGTTTG GACTGCTTGAGCGGCCAGTGCTGCCACCGCCTGTGTCCATTGACACTGCCAGCTACAAGATCTTCGTGTCCGGGAAGAGTGGTGTGGGCAAGACGGCGCTGGTGGCCAAGCTGGCTGGCCTGGAGGTGCCTGTGCTACACCACGAGACCCCCG GCATCCAGACCACCGTGGTATTTTGGCCAGCCAAGCTGCAGGCCAGCGACCGTGTCGTCATGTTTCGTTTTGAGTTCTGGGACTGTGGAGAGTCTGCGCTCAAAAAGTTCGATCACATGCTGCCG GCTTGCAAGGAGAACACAGatgccttcctcttccttttctccttcactGACCGTGCCTCCTTTGAAGACCTCCCTGGACAGCTGGCCCGCATAGCAGGTGAAGCCCCTGGTGTCATCAGGATGGTCATCGGCTCCAA ATTTGACCAGTACATGCACACAGACGTGCCTGAGCGGGACCTCATAGCCTTCCGGCAGGCCTGGGAGCTGCCCCTGCTACGGGTGAAGAGTGTGCCAGGGCGGCGGCTGGCTGATGGGCGCACGCTGGATGGGCGGGCTGGGCTGGCTGACATTGCTCACATACTCAACGGCCTCGCTGAGCAGCTGTGGCACCAAGACCAGGTGGCGGCTGGCCTGCTTCCCAACCCCCTAGAGAGTGCTCCTGGATGA
- the CPLANE2 gene encoding ciliogenesis and planar polarity effector 2 isoform X6: protein MDPFVRVEHLSSSPLGLLERPVLPPPVSIDTASYKIFVSGKSGVGKTALVAKLAGLEVPVLHHETPGIQTTVVFWPAKLQASDRVVMFRFEFWDCGESALKKFDHMLPACKENTDAFLFLFSFTDRASFEDLPGQLARIAGEAPGVIRMVIGSKFDQYMHTDVPERDLIAFRQAWELPLLRVKSVPGRRLADGRTLDGRAGLADIAHILNGLAEQLWHQDQVAAGLLPNPLESAPG, encoded by the exons ATGGATCCATTTGTGAGGGTAGAACACTTGAGCTCATCACCTCTTG GACTGCTTGAGCGGCCAGTGCTGCCACCGCCTGTGTCCATTGACACTGCCAGCTACAAGATCTTCGTGTCCGGGAAGAGTGGTGTGGGCAAGACGGCGCTGGTGGCCAAGCTGGCTGGCCTGGAGGTGCCTGTGCTACACCACGAGACCCCCG GCATCCAGACCACCGTGGTATTTTGGCCAGCCAAGCTGCAGGCCAGCGACCGTGTCGTCATGTTTCGTTTTGAGTTCTGGGACTGTGGAGAGTCTGCGCTCAAAAAGTTCGATCACATGCTGCCG GCTTGCAAGGAGAACACAGatgccttcctcttccttttctccttcactGACCGTGCCTCCTTTGAAGACCTCCCTGGACAGCTGGCCCGCATAGCAGGTGAAGCCCCTGGTGTCATCAGGATGGTCATCGGCTCCAA ATTTGACCAGTACATGCACACAGACGTGCCTGAGCGGGACCTCATAGCCTTCCGGCAGGCCTGGGAGCTGCCCCTGCTACGGGTGAAGAGTGTGCCAGGGCGGCGGCTGGCTGATGGGCGCACGCTGGATGGGCGGGCTGGGCTGGCTGACATTGCTCACATACTCAACGGCCTCGCTGAGCAGCTGTGGCACCAAGACCAGGTGGCGGCTGGCCTGCTTCCCAACCCCCTAGAGAGTGCTCCTGGATGA
- the CPLANE2 gene encoding ciliogenesis and planar polarity effector 2 isoform X7, with protein sequence MNRSLFGSQFWRLGSVRAWQHHLERAFMLCHPVAEGRSVTARQQEDCLSGQCCHRLCPLTLPATRSSCPGRVVWARRRWWPSWLAWRCLCYTTRPPACKENTDAFLFLFSFTDRASFEDLPGQLARIAGEAPGVIRMVIGSKFDQYMHTDVPERDLIAFRQAWELPLLRVKSVPGRRLADGRTLDGRAGLADIAHILNGLAEQLWHQDQVAAGLLPNPLESAPG encoded by the exons atgaatagaagtttatttggctcacagttctggaggctgggaagtgtaagAGCATGGCAGCATCATCTGGAAAGGGCCTTCATGCTGTGCCATCccgtggcagaaggcagaagtgtGACAGCAAGACAGCAAGAG GACTGCTTGAGCGGCCAGTGCTGCCACCGCCTGTGTCCATTGACACTGCCAGCTACAAGATCTTCGTGTCCGGGAAGAGTGGTGTGGGCAAGACGGCGCTGGTGGCCAAGCTGGCTGGCCTGGAGGTGCCTGTGCTACACCACGAGACCCCCG GCTTGCAAGGAGAACACAGatgccttcctcttccttttctccttcactGACCGTGCCTCCTTTGAAGACCTCCCTGGACAGCTGGCCCGCATAGCAGGTGAAGCCCCTGGTGTCATCAGGATGGTCATCGGCTCCAA ATTTGACCAGTACATGCACACAGACGTGCCTGAGCGGGACCTCATAGCCTTCCGGCAGGCCTGGGAGCTGCCCCTGCTACGGGTGAAGAGTGTGCCAGGGCGGCGGCTGGCTGATGGGCGCACGCTGGATGGGCGGGCTGGGCTGGCTGACATTGCTCACATACTCAACGGCCTCGCTGAGCAGCTGTGGCACCAAGACCAGGTGGCGGCTGGCCTGCTTCCCAACCCCCTAGAGAGTGCTCCTGGATGA